From one Novosphingobium sp. genomic stretch:
- a CDS encoding bifunctional nicotinamide-nucleotide adenylyltransferase/Nudix hydroxylase, with the protein MNDTIDFGVFIGRFQPLHIGHEHVITHALERVNRLIVLVGSANMARDPRNPFTYAERETMLRAAFRHEVAEGRLIIAPLDDHLYSDTAWVTQVQRTVRAIVLDHGNHHGFQSHGLSDFRVALAGYGKDASSYYLKLFPEWENLQIDSQYGTFSSSDVRQRYFQRIPDVAGSILSTGVAEFLRHFMLGDTFRALLEEAEFLAAYPAQWGKGPFVTADAVVVQSGHILLVERGRAPGKGLLALPGGFVNPAERIRDAAIRELREETSISDGKGQIPPAMLASFIEDSRSRVFDAPNRSLRGRIITHAFLFRLPERRKLFSVKGGDDAAHARWYRFGDLSPEMLFEDHWSIIEEMADL; encoded by the coding sequence ATGAACGACACCATCGATTTCGGCGTCTTTATCGGCCGCTTTCAGCCGCTGCACATCGGCCATGAACATGTCATCACCCATGCGCTGGAGCGGGTCAATCGCCTGATCGTGCTGGTGGGCTCGGCCAATATGGCGCGCGATCCCCGCAACCCCTTCACCTATGCCGAGCGCGAGACCATGCTGCGCGCCGCCTTCCGCCATGAAGTGGCCGAGGGCCGCCTGATCATCGCCCCGCTCGACGATCACCTCTATTCCGACACCGCCTGGGTGACGCAGGTGCAGCGCACCGTGCGGGCCATCGTGCTGGATCACGGCAACCACCATGGGTTCCAGAGCCACGGCCTCAGCGATTTCCGTGTGGCGCTGGCGGGCTATGGCAAGGATGCCTCGTCCTATTATCTCAAGCTCTTCCCGGAATGGGAGAATCTGCAGATCGACAGCCAATACGGCACCTTTTCCTCCAGCGATGTGCGCCAGCGCTATTTTCAGCGCATTCCCGATGTCGCAGGCTCGATCCTCTCGACCGGCGTGGCGGAGTTCCTGCGCCATTTCATGCTGGGCGACACCTTCCGCGCCCTGCTGGAAGAGGCCGAGTTCCTCGCCGCCTATCCCGCGCAATGGGGCAAGGGGCCTTTCGTCACGGCGGATGCGGTGGTGGTGCAATCGGGCCATATCCTGCTGGTCGAGCGGGGCCGCGCCCCCGGCAAGGGCCTGCTCGCCCTGCCCGGCGGCTTCGTGAACCCGGCCGAGCGCATCCGTGACGCCGCGATCCGCGAATTGCGCGAGGAAACCTCGATCAGCGACGGCAAGGGGCAGATCCCCCCCGCCATGCTGGCCAGCTTTATCGAGGACTCGCGCAGCCGCGTTTTCGATGCGCCGAACCGGTCCTTGCGTGGGCGGATCATTACGCACGCCTTCCTCTTCCGCCTGCCCGAACGGCGCAAGCTGTTCAGCGTGAAGGGCGGCGACGATGCCGCCCATGCCCGCTGGTATCGCTTCGGCGACCTCAGCCCCGAGATGCTCTTCGAGGACCACTGGTCGATCATCGAGGAGATGGCGGACCTTTAA
- a CDS encoding NUDIX domain-containing protein, with amino-acid sequence MTQHDLQAYDPSAYPPMAVTVDLVLMSVVEGQLTVLLQRRDQPPFAGVLALPGGFVGPAEGLGEAAARVLSSKAGFGGKQAWLEQLYTFGAPARDPRMRIVSVAYFALLPAGELAEAVAAGQGLVQMPLAAMEEALAFDHVGIVALAHERLKGKLDYTPLAFALLPALFTLRDLQAVHEAILGTSLNKPAFRRRMLDSGWIAPTGEREVETAFRPAELYRCVAEGGVI; translated from the coding sequence ATGACCCAGCATGACCTTCAAGCCTATGATCCTTCAGCCTATCCGCCCATGGCCGTCACCGTCGATCTGGTGCTGATGAGCGTGGTGGAAGGGCAGTTGACGGTGCTGCTCCAGCGGCGCGACCAGCCGCCTTTCGCGGGCGTTCTGGCGCTGCCGGGCGGCTTCGTCGGCCCGGCGGAAGGGCTGGGTGAGGCCGCCGCGCGGGTGCTTTCCAGCAAGGCCGGTTTCGGCGGGAAGCAGGCATGGCTGGAGCAGCTCTACACCTTTGGCGCCCCCGCGCGCGATCCGCGCATGCGTATCGTCAGCGTGGCCTATTTCGCGCTTCTGCCTGCGGGAGAACTGGCGGAGGCCGTGGCGGCGGGGCAGGGGCTGGTGCAGATGCCGCTGGCCGCGATGGAGGAGGCGCTTGCCTTCGACCACGTTGGGATCGTCGCGCTGGCCCATGAAAGGTTGAAGGGCAAGCTGGACTATACGCCGCTGGCCTTCGCCCTGCTGCCCGCGCTTTTCACCCTGCGCGATCTGCAGGCGGTGCATGAGGCCATTCTGGGCACCTCGCTCAACAAGCCCGCTTTCCGCCGCCGCATGCTGGACAGCGGCTGGATCGCACCCACCGGTGAGCGCGAGGTCGAAACCGCCTTCCGCCCCGCAGAACTCTATCGCTGCGTGGCGGAAGGCGGGGTTATTTAG
- a CDS encoding bile acid:sodium symporter family protein: MISTLRNMIARLPIDPYLLLLIGTVGLAALLPAQGSGKVIADAAVNVAVALLFFLYGARLSPQAVWSGLANWRLQGLTFASTFILFPLIGLALQGTLRPFLPHDLLVGMLYLCLLPSTVQSSIAFTSIARGNVPAALCSASVSNLLGVVITPLLVSLLLPGSSVGFSTKALEDIGMQILLPFVVGQAARPLIGDWLLRHRTLTSVVDRGSVLLVVYAAFSAGMVAGVWSQLSAWDLAVVLGLCLLVLALVIGATTWASRRFGFDIPDEIAIVFCGSKKSMAGGLPMATILFPGHAVGMIVLPLMLFHQAQLFVCATLARRYGARDQQAAAMPGNALNA, translated from the coding sequence ATGATATCCACCCTCCGCAACATGATCGCCCGCCTGCCGATCGATCCCTATCTGCTGCTGCTCATCGGCACGGTGGGTCTGGCCGCACTGCTGCCCGCGCAAGGCTCCGGCAAGGTGATTGCCGATGCGGCGGTCAACGTGGCGGTGGCGCTGCTGTTCTTCCTCTATGGCGCGCGGCTTTCGCCTCAGGCGGTGTGGTCGGGGCTGGCGAACTGGCGGCTGCAGGGGCTGACCTTTGCCAGCACCTTTATCCTCTTCCCGCTGATCGGCCTTGCGCTGCAAGGCACGCTGCGCCCCTTCCTGCCGCATGATCTGCTGGTGGGGATGCTCTATCTCTGCCTGCTGCCCTCCACGGTGCAAAGCTCGATCGCCTTCACCTCGATCGCGCGCGGCAATGTGCCCGCCGCTTTGTGCAGCGCCTCTGTGTCCAACCTGCTGGGGGTGGTGATCACCCCGCTGCTGGTCTCGCTGCTGCTGCCCGGATCGAGCGTGGGCTTTTCCACCAAGGCGCTGGAGGACATCGGCATGCAGATCCTGCTGCCCTTCGTGGTGGGTCAGGCCGCGCGCCCGCTGATCGGCGACTGGCTGCTGCGCCATCGCACACTGACCTCGGTTGTGGATCGCGGATCGGTGCTGCTGGTGGTCTATGCCGCCTTCAGCGCGGGCATGGTGGCGGGCGTGTGGTCACAGCTTTCGGCCTGGGATCTGGCGGTGGTGCTGGGGCTGTGCCTGCTGGTGCTGGCGCTGGTGATCGGCGCCACGACATGGGCCAGCCGCCGCTTCGGCTTCGACATTCCCGACGAGATCGCCATCGTCTTCTGCGGTTCGAAGAAGAGCATGGCGGGCGGCCTGCCGATGGCGACCATCCTGTTCCCCGGCCATGCGGTGGGCATGATCGTGCTGCCGCTGATGCTGTTCCATCAGGCCCAGCTTTTCGTCTGCGCCACGCTGGCCCGGCGCTATGGCGCCCGCGACCAGCAAGCCGCCGCCATGCCCGGCAACGCCCTGAACGCCTAA
- a CDS encoding LysR substrate-binding domain-containing protein has protein sequence MDYDNQSGMIPPDLLRALVAVAQAGTFTGAARALGLRQSTISQQIKRLEELTGRRLFDRDTHRVSVTAQGEAMLDHARRVLDAHERMGRYLSGTRLRGRLRIGASEDFVLSALPDVLADFVRRSPEVTLELTAGLSETLYEQFDAGLLDVLLVKRSRGDTRGTTVWSEPIVWVGRPDYRPPVGEPLPLLLYPPPSVTRARALEVLERIGQPWHIALTSASLAGLTAAARAGIGVMPHSARLMPPGLAVVLAGLPALPMVEFVMIGPGGHHPLADALSAAIMQWATSARAR, from the coding sequence ATGGATTATGATAACCAGAGCGGAATGATCCCGCCCGACCTGCTGCGTGCGCTCGTCGCCGTAGCTCAGGCGGGCACCTTTACCGGTGCCGCGCGCGCGTTGGGCTTGCGCCAGTCGACGATCAGCCAGCAGATCAAGCGGTTGGAGGAACTGACCGGCCGCCGCCTTTTCGACCGCGATACCCATCGTGTCAGCGTGACGGCGCAGGGCGAGGCGATGCTCGACCATGCCCGCCGTGTGCTCGATGCGCATGAGCGGATGGGGCGTTACCTGTCGGGAACACGGCTGCGCGGGCGGCTGCGGATCGGCGCTTCGGAGGATTTCGTGCTCTCAGCTTTGCCCGATGTGCTGGCCGATTTCGTGCGGCGCTCGCCCGAGGTCACGCTGGAGCTGACCGCCGGTTTGAGCGAGACGCTTTATGAGCAGTTCGATGCTGGGCTGCTCGATGTGCTGCTGGTCAAACGCAGCCGGGGCGATACGCGCGGCACCACTGTGTGGAGCGAGCCCATCGTCTGGGTGGGCCGCCCCGATTACCGCCCGCCGGTTGGCGAACCTCTGCCGCTGCTGCTCTATCCGCCGCCCAGCGTGACCCGCGCCCGCGCGCTGGAGGTGCTGGAGCGCATCGGACAACCCTGGCATATCGCGCTCACCAGCGCGAGCCTGGCCGGGCTGACGGCGGCGGCGCGCGCCGGGATCGGGGTGATGCCGCATTCGGCGCGGCTGATGCCGCCGGGGCTGGCGGTGGTGCTGGCCGGGCTGCCCGCCCTGCCGATGGTGGAGTTCGTGATGATCGGGCCGGGCGGGCACCATCCGCTGGCCGATGCGCTGAGCGCCGCGATTATGCAATGGGCAACGTCGGCGCGGGCGCGTTAG
- a CDS encoding mannitol dehydrogenase family protein: protein MTAIFQFGTSRFLQAHVDLFASQAREAGQSVPPITVVQTTMDPQRARRVAAFGAPEGYPVILRGLAEDHTPVEQTVTVRSVAAGLAASTQWEALKARFGQEATYVISNTGDQGYRLADEDRQLDLNSDTRPHSFPAMLLALLHHRWQDGGSPVTILPCELVRRNGEVLRGIIGDLARQAGAEQAFLTWLLEDCLWINTLVDRIVSEPIEPIGAIAEPYALWAVERQPGLAMPFTHPDVVLTDDLEPYERLKLHILNLGHTWMAQRWLDAGSPAGQTVREVMQDPQTLAALKALYAQEVVPGFTAHGLGDQAAAYVETTLARFANPTLDHRLADIASGHAAKLDKRVAGFIDWVSERDPALALPRLRHLSGENISA from the coding sequence ATGACGGCCATCTTCCAGTTCGGCACCAGCCGCTTCCTGCAGGCGCATGTGGACCTCTTCGCATCGCAGGCGCGCGAGGCGGGGCAGAGCGTGCCCCCCATCACCGTCGTGCAGACCACGATGGACCCGCAGCGCGCGCGCCGCGTGGCCGCTTTCGGCGCGCCCGAGGGCTATCCCGTCATCCTGCGCGGCCTTGCCGAGGATCACACCCCCGTCGAGCAGACGGTCACCGTGCGCAGCGTGGCGGCAGGTCTCGCGGCCTCCACGCAATGGGAGGCTTTGAAGGCCCGTTTCGGGCAGGAGGCGACCTATGTCATCTCCAACACCGGCGATCAGGGCTACAGGCTGGCCGACGAGGACCGCCAGCTTGACCTGAACAGCGACACCCGCCCGCACAGCTTCCCCGCCATGCTGCTGGCGCTGCTGCATCACCGCTGGCAAGATGGCGGCTCGCCGGTCACGATCCTTCCCTGCGAGCTGGTGCGCCGCAATGGTGAGGTGCTGCGCGGCATCATCGGCGATCTGGCCAGGCAGGCCGGAGCCGAACAGGCCTTCCTGACGTGGCTGCTGGAGGATTGCCTCTGGATCAACACGCTGGTCGACCGCATTGTCTCGGAACCCATCGAACCGATCGGCGCCATTGCCGAACCCTATGCGCTCTGGGCGGTGGAGCGCCAACCGGGGCTGGCCATGCCCTTCACCCACCCCGATGTCGTGCTGACCGACGATCTTGAGCCTTACGAGAGGCTCAAGCTGCATATCCTCAATCTGGGCCACACATGGATGGCGCAGCGCTGGCTCGATGCGGGCAGCCCAGCCGGGCAGACAGTGCGCGAGGTGATGCAGGACCCGCAAACGCTCGCCGCACTCAAAGCCCTTTACGCGCAGGAAGTCGTGCCCGGCTTTACCGCCCATGGTCTGGGCGATCAGGCGGCAGCCTATGTCGAGACGACGCTGGCGCGTTTTGCCAATCCCACGCTCGATCACCGCCTTGCCGACATTGCCTCAGGCCATGCGGCCAAGCTGGACAAGCGCGTCGCGGGGTTCATCGACTGGGTCAGCGAACGCGACCCCGCCCTCGCCCTGCCCCGATTGCGCCATCTGAGCGGGGAGAATATTTCCGCCTGA
- the uxaC gene encoding glucuronate isomerase, producing the protein MRKLALNPDRLFSSDPTQRAIARELYGSIADLPIISPHGHTDPLWFADNHNWTNATELFLAPDHYVYRMLYSQGIALDDLAIPHRQGVPATDPRKAWNLFAANYHLFRGTPSRLWLDHVFASVFGIEVALEAASADLYFDTINEALATEAFRPRALFDRFKIDFLATTEGPQDDLSAHHRIHQSGWKGRVVTTYRPDAVIDVEHEKFAKSMARFADLTGEDVWSWKGYLAAHRKRRADFRAAGATATDHGHPTALTANLSPAEAEALFAKVTKGDWTPADAELFRAQMLTEMAGMSAEDGMVMQIHPGACRNHNDGLFHSHGRDKGADIPTRTDYVHALKPLLDRHGNNPDLSIILFTLDESVYARELAPLAGHYPCLKLGPAWWFHDSPEGMRRFRETTTETAGFYNTVGFNDDTRAFLSIPSRHDVARRVDCAFLARLVAEHRLEDWEAAELAHDMTNGLVKQAYRIEEPLSDSKAA; encoded by the coding sequence ATGCGCAAACTTGCCCTGAATCCTGACCGTCTGTTCTCCAGCGACCCCACGCAGCGCGCCATCGCGCGCGAGCTTTACGGCAGCATCGCCGACCTGCCGATCATCAGCCCGCACGGCCATACCGATCCGCTGTGGTTTGCCGACAACCACAATTGGACCAACGCCACCGAGCTGTTCCTGGCGCCCGACCATTACGTCTACCGCATGCTCTACAGCCAGGGCATCGCGTTGGACGATCTGGCCATTCCGCACCGCCAGGGCGTGCCCGCCACCGATCCGCGCAAGGCGTGGAACCTGTTCGCCGCCAATTATCACCTGTTTCGCGGCACGCCCTCGCGCCTGTGGCTCGACCATGTCTTCGCTTCGGTCTTCGGGATCGAGGTGGCGCTGGAGGCCGCTTCCGCCGACCTTTATTTCGACACGATCAACGAGGCGCTGGCGACCGAGGCCTTCCGCCCCCGCGCCCTGTTCGACCGCTTCAAGATCGACTTCCTCGCCACCACCGAGGGCCCTCAGGACGACCTTTCGGCGCATCATCGCATCCATCAGTCGGGCTGGAAGGGCCGCGTGGTCACCACCTATCGCCCCGATGCGGTGATCGATGTCGAGCATGAGAAATTCGCCAAATCGATGGCCCGTTTCGCCGACCTCACCGGCGAGGATGTCTGGAGCTGGAAGGGTTATCTGGCCGCCCATCGCAAGCGCCGCGCCGATTTCCGCGCGGCGGGCGCCACCGCCACCGACCACGGCCACCCCACCGCGCTGACCGCCAACCTCTCCCCCGCCGAAGCCGAGGCGCTGTTCGCCAAGGTGACCAAGGGCGACTGGACGCCAGCCGATGCCGAACTCTTCCGCGCCCAGATGCTCACCGAAATGGCGGGCATGTCGGCGGAGGACGGCATGGTGATGCAGATCCACCCCGGCGCCTGCCGCAACCACAATGACGGCCTGTTCCACAGCCATGGCCGCGACAAGGGCGCCGACATTCCCACCCGCACCGATTACGTCCATGCGTTGAAGCCCCTGCTCGACCGGCATGGCAACAATCCGGACCTGTCGATCATCCTCTTCACGCTGGATGAAAGCGTCTATGCCCGCGAACTGGCGCCGTTGGCCGGGCATTACCCCTGCCTCAAGCTGGGCCCGGCATGGTGGTTCCATGACAGCCCGGAAGGCATGCGCCGCTTCCGCGAAACAACCACCGAGACGGCGGGCTTCTACAACACCGTAGGCTTCAACGATGACACGCGGGCGTTCCTGTCGATCCCCTCGCGCCATGATGTCGCGCGGCGGGTCGATTGCGCCTTCCTCGCCCGTCTGGTGGCCGAGCACCGCCTTGAGGACTGGGAAGCCGCCGAGCTGGCCCATGACATGACCAACGGGCTGGTCAAGCAGGCCTATCGCATCGAGGAGCCGCTGAGCGACAGCAAGGCCGCCTGA
- a CDS encoding altronate dehydratase family protein encodes MTETAQAAIPQFFRVAQEDDVAVALTALDSGQSVEIDGQAITLRDAIPRGHKFALHPIAAGERVHRYRAPIGLATAPIATGEHVHSHNLRTGLSGEVTYTASDHPAARHATAPVVKRTFEGYLRPDGRVGTRNEIWILPTVGCVGRLGERLASKGEALFAGRIDGINAFNHPFGCSQLGADLDGTAAILAALAQNPNAGGVLLLGLGCESNQLDGMLARIPPERRERLRVLRAQSESDEFTAGMALLSELVDLAANDKRQSVPLSALRLGVKCGGSDAMSGLTANALIGRMADAVTNAGGTAILTEIPEIFGAEQFLMERADNAEVFNRLAEVTNRFKRYFLEHGEPVSENPSPGNIAGGITTLEEKSLGAIQKGGLATVMDVIDYGEQTRVNGLTVLEAPGNDAVSTTALAAAGATITLFSTGRGTPLGSPVPTLKIASNSALATNKPGWIDYDAGQVFETGMEACADDLLDLIIATASGKQARNEVNEERAIGIWKRGVTL; translated from the coding sequence ATGACAGAAACGGCTCAGGCGGCGATCCCGCAGTTTTTCAGAGTGGCTCAAGAAGATGACGTGGCCGTCGCGCTGACCGCGCTGGACAGCGGCCAGAGCGTCGAAATCGACGGGCAGGCCATCACCCTGCGCGATGCAATTCCGCGCGGACACAAATTCGCGCTCCACCCCATCGCCGCCGGGGAGCGGGTGCATCGCTATCGCGCGCCCATCGGCCTTGCCACCGCCCCCATCGCCACGGGCGAGCATGTGCACAGCCACAATCTGCGCACCGGCCTCTCGGGCGAGGTCACCTACACCGCCAGCGACCACCCCGCCGCCCGCCATGCGACTGCCCCTGTGGTGAAGCGCACATTCGAAGGCTATCTGCGCCCGGATGGCCGCGTGGGCACCCGCAACGAGATCTGGATTCTCCCCACCGTCGGCTGCGTCGGTCGCCTGGGCGAGCGGCTGGCCAGCAAGGGCGAGGCGCTGTTCGCGGGCCGCATCGATGGCATCAACGCCTTCAACCACCCCTTCGGCTGCTCGCAGCTTGGCGCGGATCTCGACGGGACGGCGGCCATTCTGGCGGCTCTGGCGCAGAACCCCAATGCGGGCGGCGTGCTGCTGCTGGGGCTGGGCTGCGAGTCGAACCAGCTCGACGGCATGCTGGCACGCATCCCCCCCGAGCGCCGCGAGCGCCTGCGGGTCTTGCGCGCCCAGAGCGAGAGCGACGAGTTCACCGCTGGCATGGCGCTGCTGTCTGAACTGGTCGATCTGGCTGCTAACGACAAACGCCAGAGCGTGCCCCTGTCCGCCCTGCGCCTCGGCGTGAAATGCGGCGGATCGGATGCGATGAGCGGCCTCACCGCCAATGCGCTGATCGGGCGGATGGCCGATGCCGTCACCAATGCCGGCGGCACCGCGATCCTCACCGAAATCCCGGAAATCTTCGGCGCCGAGCAATTCCTGATGGAACGCGCCGACAATGCGGAGGTGTTCAACCGCCTCGCTGAAGTCACCAACCGCTTCAAACGCTACTTCCTCGAACATGGCGAGCCGGTCTCGGAAAACCCCAGCCCCGGCAACATCGCGGGCGGCATCACCACGCTAGAGGAAAAGTCGCTCGGCGCGATCCAGAAGGGCGGCCTCGCCACGGTGATGGATGTCATCGACTATGGCGAGCAGACCCGCGTGAACGGCCTCACCGTGCTGGAGGCGCCGGGCAATGATGCCGTCTCGACCACCGCTCTGGCGGCGGCGGGGGCGACGATCACGCTGTTCTCCACCGGGCGCGGCACACCGCTGGGCAGCCCGGTGCCCACACTCAAGATTGCCTCCAATTCGGCGCTGGCCACCAACAAGCCGGGCTGGATCGATTACGATGCGGGCCAGGTCTTCGAAACGGGCATGGAGGCCTGCGCGGATGACCTGCTCGACCTCATCATCGCCACCGCCAGCGGCAAACAGGCCCGCAATGAGGTGAATGAGGAACGCGCCATCGGCATCTGGAAACGCGGCGTGACGCTTTAA
- a CDS encoding Wadjet anti-phage system protein JetA family protein: MLFGQLHPDAFTLFSGSNRFLYERVLVGIYEGFFRSDLHFPGENDVVGRIYEELANHPDLWREDESAVVLDELSTRRGRRIRRKGHEAADSQATGEAMARARHIYNRLNATGWLEESHYGLKVTVDMPSGAMRLVEFLCGLREGVSEQIGGIVIQIKNGLEALQRDARDNALGLHKAARDAATFGRYLRSVLSALREIDKQVVDAASVGERLRHYFEDFVERLLLQDYVAITTTSHPYRFRHRILGTIGAIEESLSDVEAIAEAYVEAHLAADAHGARDSVYDDLSKIRRVFDQIEDAFERIQQHRSRLETRLRNTVRYAGRRSGGFLQRSAPLLLKLDKLLLQPLEVDGLLEDRPAPICAALLTRPRHRRPIVAGDVLVLPPPDPLRELRKRLEKGYLDLLAVKPEQVRAFLEARIAPGAQADARDFTIATVEDFLAFEALRLAVFSGITPAQRQNPLSRHLAPDFAFAALPGRRIDNDWLTCSDFQVTRKTGRTSGGETHAR; encoded by the coding sequence ATGCTGTTCGGCCAGCTCCATCCCGATGCTTTCACGCTGTTTTCCGGCTCCAACCGCTTTCTCTACGAGCGGGTGCTGGTAGGCATCTATGAGGGTTTCTTCCGCTCCGACCTGCATTTTCCGGGCGAGAACGATGTCGTCGGGCGCATCTATGAGGAACTGGCCAACCACCCCGATCTGTGGCGCGAGGATGAAAGCGCGGTGGTGCTGGACGAACTCTCCACCCGCCGTGGGCGCCGCATCCGCCGCAAGGGGCATGAGGCCGCCGACAGCCAGGCCACCGGTGAGGCGATGGCCCGTGCACGCCATATCTACAACCGGCTCAACGCCACCGGCTGGCTGGAGGAAAGCCATTACGGGCTGAAGGTCACCGTCGATATGCCGTCGGGCGCGATGCGGCTGGTGGAGTTCCTGTGCGGCCTGCGTGAGGGCGTCTCCGAGCAGATCGGCGGCATCGTCATCCAGATCAAGAACGGGCTGGAGGCGCTGCAGCGCGATGCGCGCGACAATGCGCTGGGGCTGCACAAGGCGGCGCGTGATGCCGCGACCTTCGGGCGATACTTGCGCAGCGTGCTGAGCGCCCTGCGCGAGATCGACAAGCAGGTCGTCGATGCCGCAAGCGTGGGCGAGCGGCTGCGCCATTATTTCGAGGATTTCGTCGAGCGCTTGCTGCTTCAGGACTATGTGGCGATTACGACCACTTCGCATCCCTATCGCTTCCGCCACCGCATTCTGGGCACGATCGGCGCCATCGAGGAATCGCTGAGCGACGTCGAGGCGATCGCCGAGGCCTATGTCGAGGCGCATCTGGCAGCGGATGCACACGGCGCGCGCGATAGTGTTTACGATGATCTCTCCAAGATCCGCCGTGTCTTCGACCAGATCGAGGACGCTTTCGAGCGTATCCAGCAGCACCGCTCGCGGCTGGAGACGCGGCTGCGCAACACGGTGCGCTATGCCGGGCGGCGCAGCGGCGGCTTCCTTCAGCGCAGCGCGCCTTTGCTGCTGAAGCTGGACAAGCTGCTGTTGCAACCGCTTGAGGTGGACGGCCTGCTGGAGGATCGCCCCGCGCCGATCTGCGCGGCTCTGCTGACCCGCCCGCGCCACCGCCGCCCCATCGTGGCGGGCGATGTGCTGGTGCTGCCCCCGCCCGATCCCCTGCGGGAGCTGCGCAAGCGGCTGGAGAAGGGCTATCTCGACCTGCTGGCGGTCAAGCCCGAGCAGGTGCGCGCCTTTCTCGAAGCGCGCATCGCGCCCGGCGCGCAGGCCGATGCCCGCGACTTTACCATCGCGACGGTCGAGGATTTCCTTGCCTTCGAGGCGCTGCGCCTCGCGGTGTTTTCCGGCATCACGCCAGCCCAGCGCCAGAACCCCCTATCCCGCCATCTGGCCCCGGACTTCGCCTTTGCGGCGCTGCCTGGGCGGCGGATCGACAATGACTGGCTCACCTGCAGCGATTTTCAGGTGACCCGCAAAACTGGCCGGACCTCCGGCGGAGAGACCCATGCTCGCTGA
- a CDS encoding DUF4194 domain-containing protein produces MLAEFEALEARNPRHRQRVTQIINHLLRHQFLHVEDRGSANLFELLAQGPIEKLLSDYFAVAGYHLVVREAEGWAGILPDLEEIRLPRMRLDETLMLLLLRRLWEEMVQEGHVERYGSVLLSLNAAYDAYQEMVARARRPALSIAEFRALLLTMQRRALVRLGEPDEELEDIPLTIRALIVTVTGDDVLAHLEQLLSQQDGAEAEDETQDEEIAA; encoded by the coding sequence ATGCTCGCTGAATTCGAGGCGCTCGAAGCGCGCAACCCGCGCCATCGCCAGCGCGTGACGCAGATCATCAACCATCTGCTGCGCCATCAATTCCTGCATGTCGAGGATCGCGGCTCGGCCAATCTGTTCGAGCTGCTGGCCCAGGGGCCAATCGAAAAGCTGCTCTCCGACTATTTCGCGGTCGCCGGATACCATCTGGTTGTGCGCGAGGCCGAGGGCTGGGCGGGCATCCTGCCCGATCTGGAGGAAATCCGCCTGCCGCGCATGCGCCTCGATGAAACGTTGATGCTGCTCCTGCTGCGCCGCCTGTGGGAGGAGATGGTGCAGGAAGGCCATGTCGAGCGCTATGGCAGCGTGCTGCTCTCGCTCAACGCGGCCTATGATGCCTATCAGGAGATGGTGGCCCGCGCCCGGCGCCCCGCGCTGTCCATCGCCGAGTTCCGTGCGCTGCTGCTGACCATGCAGCGCCGCGCGCTGGTCCGTCTGGGCGAACCCGATGAGGAGCTGGAGGACATTCCGCTCACCATCCGCGCGCTGATCGTCACGGTGACGGGCGACGATGTGCTGGCCCATCTGGAACAGTTGCTCAGCCAGCAGGATGGCGCCGAAGCC